One genomic region from Thunnus maccoyii chromosome 16, fThuMac1.1, whole genome shotgun sequence encodes:
- the LOC121914001 gene encoding potassium channel subfamily K member 16-like isoform X2, producing MARFQLVRVKVSWTALLALAHLTYLLVGATIFQILEREAESENRNHFQLEKLNFLANYTCLDRQALEKFVQVILDAWEKGVNPSGNSTNPSNWDFSSSFFFAGTVVTTIGYGNLSPSTVSGQVFCVFYALCGIPLNLAFLKQLGKCLTIHLGRLERGMVSVVPHKQAVEVLAVSSFFVTGSLLFLVIPPLMFSYVEGWTFGEGFYFTFITLSTIGFGDYVGLTQARSTSLCTAASQVYGSFLPWLGLLLSSTWEPE from the exons ATGGCGAGGTTCCAGTTGGTCCGAGTCAAAGTGAGCTGGACAGCACTTTTGGCTCTGGCCCACCTCACATACCTGCTGGTTGGGGCCACCATCTTCCAGATACTGGAGCGAGAGGCTGAGAGCGAAAACCGAAACCATTTCCAACTGGAGAAGTTGAATTTCTTGGCTAATTATACCTGCCTGGACAGACAAGCCTTGGAGAAGTTTGTTCAG gtGATTTTAGATGCCTGGGAAAAGGGAGTCAATCCCTCTGGCAACTCAACCAACCCCAGTAACTGGGATTTCAGCAGCTCCTTCTTTTTTGCAGGCACAGTAGTCACAACTATAG GCTATGGCAATCTGTCCCCCAGCACTGTGTCTGGTCaggtgttctgtgtgttttatgcaCTGTGTGGGATCCCACTGAACCTGGCCTTCCTTAAACAGCTGGGCAAGTGTCTCACCATTCACCTGGGTCGACTAGAGAGGGGGATGGTCTCAGTTGTTCCACACAAG CAAGCAGTTGAGGTGTTGGCAGTGAGCTCGTTCTTCGTCACAGGCAGCCTGCTGTTTCTGGTCATCCCTCCTCTGATGTTCAGTTATGTGGAAGGCTGGACGTTTGGCGAAGGCTTCTACTTCACCTTCATTACCCTCAGCACCATTGGTTTTGGAGATTATGTG GGACTGACCCAGGCAAGGAGTACATCTCTTTGTACCGCAGCCTCGCAGGTGTATGGATCATTTTTGCCTTGGCTTGGCTTGCTCTTATCCTCAACATGGGAGCCAGAATAA
- the LOC121914001 gene encoding potassium channel subfamily K member 16-like isoform X1, with protein MARFQLVRVKVSWTALLALAHLTYLLVGATIFQILEREAESENRNHFQLEKLNFLANYTCLDRQALEKFVQVILDAWEKGVNPSGNSTNPSNWDFSSSFFFAGTVVTTIGYGNLSPSTVSGQVFCVFYALCGIPLNLAFLKQLGKCLTIHLGRLERGMVSVVPHKQAVEVLAVSSFFVTGSLLFLVIPPLMFSYVEGWTFGEGFYFTFITLSTIGFGDYVVGTDPGKEYISLYRSLAGVWIIFALAWLALILNMGARIMEHAIGLTHPGFKKQEEEEDVSSSKLEDTSKI; from the exons ATGGCGAGGTTCCAGTTGGTCCGAGTCAAAGTGAGCTGGACAGCACTTTTGGCTCTGGCCCACCTCACATACCTGCTGGTTGGGGCCACCATCTTCCAGATACTGGAGCGAGAGGCTGAGAGCGAAAACCGAAACCATTTCCAACTGGAGAAGTTGAATTTCTTGGCTAATTATACCTGCCTGGACAGACAAGCCTTGGAGAAGTTTGTTCAG gtGATTTTAGATGCCTGGGAAAAGGGAGTCAATCCCTCTGGCAACTCAACCAACCCCAGTAACTGGGATTTCAGCAGCTCCTTCTTTTTTGCAGGCACAGTAGTCACAACTATAG GCTATGGCAATCTGTCCCCCAGCACTGTGTCTGGTCaggtgttctgtgtgttttatgcaCTGTGTGGGATCCCACTGAACCTGGCCTTCCTTAAACAGCTGGGCAAGTGTCTCACCATTCACCTGGGTCGACTAGAGAGGGGGATGGTCTCAGTTGTTCCACACAAG CAAGCAGTTGAGGTGTTGGCAGTGAGCTCGTTCTTCGTCACAGGCAGCCTGCTGTTTCTGGTCATCCCTCCTCTGATGTTCAGTTATGTGGAAGGCTGGACGTTTGGCGAAGGCTTCTACTTCACCTTCATTACCCTCAGCACCATTGGTTTTGGAGATTATGTGGTGG GGACTGACCCAGGCAAGGAGTACATCTCTTTGTACCGCAGCCTCGCAGGTGTATGGATCATTTTTGCCTTGGCTTGGCTTGCTCTTATCCTCAACATGGGAGCCAGAATAATGGAGCACGCAATTGGCTTGACTCATCCAGGCTTTAAGaaacaagaggaggaagaggacgtGTCATCCAGTAAACTGGAGGACACTTCAAAGATCTGA